The genomic segment GGTGCGCTCCCCCACTTTCACGCTGATCCACGAATATCCCCACGATCCGCCGGTCCGTCATGCCGATCTATACCGGCTCGACGACGGCGCGGAAGCGGAGAACATCGGCCTTTTCGACGATACCGCGTCCCGCATCACCATCATCGAATGGGCGGAAAAGCTCCCGCCGGAGATGAAACATGGCGCCATCACCATAAAGATCGAGCCTTTGTCCGAGAACGAGAGAAAAATTATGTTGAGCGCTCCCGCCGCAGCTCTTGATATAATCAACACCGCAAATGGAACGACATGAAACGGCCGCCAAACCGCGCGGCGCAAGCAAAGACCGGCGGCCGGCAGGATGAGGGCCGCTATTTTTGTTTCGCTGGCCGTGGCGATTGCCCTGGTGGGCTATTTCTATATGGAATCCGGCCAGCCGGGAGGATCAAAACGCTCCGGCATCTCGGTGTCGGACGAGAAGATAACGCTGGAAGGCGTCCACCTGATCCAGAAAAAGGACAATGTGAGGGAACTGGAGCTTGTGGCCGAGTCCGCCGCCATCGCCATTGACGAGTCTTACACCGATTTGAAAAAATTCACCGTCGTCTCATACTCGGAAAAGAGCGGGAAACTGACGATGAACGCGGAAAATGGAAAGATGATAAACGCGACGAAGGATGTGACCGCCTCCGGAGGGGTGCTTTTCCGGCAGGAGTCG from the Nitrospinota bacterium genome contains:
- the lptC gene encoding LPS export ABC transporter periplasmic protein LptC, which produces MRAAIFVSLAVAIALVGYFYMESGQPGGSKRSGISVSDEKITLEGVHLIQKKDNVRELELVAESAAIAIDESYTDLKKFTVVSYSEKSGKLTMNAENGKMINATKDVTASGGVLFRQESGAALITDNVNWSNSAREIRTEDEVRVFGGNFILTGKGMVVHLDEEKVEVLSNINATFYEDEKK
- the tsaE gene encoding tRNA (adenosine(37)-N6)-threonylcarbamoyltransferase complex ATPase subunit type 1 TsaE is translated as MDNVNTQTFVTSSESQTRALGARIARSLKAGDVVLIEGDLGAGKTVITQGICAGLGISENIPVRSPTFTLIHEYPHDPPVRHADLYRLDDGAEAENIGLFDDTASRITIIEWAEKLPPEMKHGAITIKIEPLSENERKIMLSAPAAALDIINTANGTT